A portion of the Meriones unguiculatus strain TT.TT164.6M chromosome 11, Bangor_MerUng_6.1, whole genome shotgun sequence genome contains these proteins:
- the Slc16a13 gene encoding monocarboxylate transporter 13 — MARGAEPPDGGWGWMVVLAAFLQSALVFGVLRSFGVFFVEFVAAFGEQAAGVSWIASIGIAVQQFGSPVGSALSTKWGPRPVVMTGGVLAALGLLLASFATSLTHLYLSIGLLSGSGWALTFTPTLACLSRYFSRRRSLAMGLALTGVGLSSFAFAPLFQWLINSYAWRGALLLVSALSLHLLACGALLRPLSLTEDTAVGGPGAQLASLLRHGPFLRYTAALTLINTGYFVPYVHLVAHLQDLGWAPLPAAFLLSVAAVSDLVGRVASGWLGDAVPGPVARLLMLWTTLTGVSLALFPVAQAPTTLVVLAVAYGFTSGALTPVAFSVLPELVGTGRIYCGLGLVQMIESIGGLLGAPLSGYLRDVTGSYTASFVVAGAFLLAGSSVLVTLPRFFSCISASTSRPQDLVREALGTKVPLPKEEGLGED; from the exons ATGGCGCGCGGGGCCGAGCCCCCCGACGGGGGCTGGGGCTGGATGGTGGTGCTCGCGGCGTTCCTCCAGTCGGCGCTGGTCTTCGGGGTGCTCCGCTCCTTCGGCGTCTTCTTCGTGGAGTTCGTGGCGGCGTTCGGGGAGCAGGCGGCCGGCGTGTCCTGGATCGCCTCCATCGGCATCGCCGTGCAGCAGTTCGGGA GCCCCGTAGGCAGTGCCCTGAGCACGAAGTGGGGGCCCAGGCCTGTGGTGATGACTGGGGGCGTCTTGGCCGCGCTCGGGCTGCTGCTCGCCTCGTTTGCCACCTCCTTGACCCACCTCTACCTGAGCATCGGGCTGCTGTCAG GCTCTGGCTGGGCCCTGACCTTCACTCCGACCCTCGCCTGCCTCTCCCGCTACTTCTCTCGGCGTCGATCTCTGGCCATGGGGCTGGCACTGACGGGCGTGGGCCTGTCTTCTTTTGCATTCGCGCCCCTCTTCCAGTGGCTGATCAACAGCTATGCCTGGAGGGGCGCCCTCCTGCTGGTGTCCGCCCTGTCCCTGCACCTGCTGGCCTGCGGGGCTCTCCTCCGCCCGCTCTCCCTGACGGAAGATACTGCTGTGGGCGGCCCCGGGGCCCAGCTCGCCTCCCTCCTCCGCCACGGCCCCTTCCTCCGCTACACTGCTGCCCTCACACTCATCAACACCGGCTACTTCGTCCCCTACGTCCACCTGGTGGCCCACCTGCAGGACCTGGGCTGGGCCCCCCTGCCCGCTGCCTTCCTGCTCTCAGTGGCCGCTGTTTCTGACCTCGTAGGCCGCGTGGCATCTGGTTGGCTGGGGGACGCTGTTCCGGGGCCCGTGGCTCGACTCCTGATGCTCTGGACCACCCTGACTGGGGTGTCGCTGGCCCTGTTCCCCGTGGCTCAGGCTCCCACCACCCTGGTGGTTCTGGCTGTGGCCTACGGCTTCACATCAGGGGCCCTGACCCCAGTGGCCTTTTCTGTGCTTCCTGAACTGGTGGGGACTGGACGGATTTACTGTGGCCTGGGGCTGGTGCAGATGATCGAGAGCATCGGGGGGCTACTGGGAGCCCCTCTATCAG GCTACCTCCGGGATGTGACTGGCAGCTACACAGCTTCCTTCGTGGTAGCTGGGGCCTTCCTTCTCGCAGGGAGCAGCGTTCTGGTCACTCTGCCCCGTTTCTTCTCCTGCATCTCCGCGTCTACCTCCAGACCCCAGGACCTCGTAAGAGAGGCCCTGGGTACCAAAGTTCCCCTGCCCAAGGAGGAGGGCCTGGGAGAGGACTGA